Proteins found in one Legionella pneumophila subsp. pascullei genomic segment:
- the carA gene encoding glutamine-hydrolyzing carbamoyl-phosphate synthase small subunit, translating into MINKSAILALADGTVFEGLSVGATGDSVGELVFNTSMTGYQEMLTDPSYARQIITLTTAHVGNTGCNMEDMESTKVWAAGLVMRSCTAIPSNYRAEQSFPDWLNKNGVVAISGIDTRALTLKLREKGAIGACISTNVEKPEIALAKAKSFAGLQGADLALEVTRQTTERWHEGQGEWSLSKQPQQLHVVAYDFGVKHNILRILHDKGCHITIVPAKTSAEEVLAMNPNGVFLSNGPGDPQACDYAIKATQVFLDNNIPLFGICLGFQILALACGGITKKMKFGHHGSNHPVIETTGKKRVFITSQNHGFAVDEDSLPNCLEVTHRSLFDNSLQGIRHKTKPAFGFQGHPEASPGPHDIDILFNEFVNLMK; encoded by the coding sequence ATGATTAATAAATCAGCAATTTTAGCTTTAGCTGATGGCACTGTTTTTGAGGGCCTGTCAGTAGGGGCCACTGGTGATTCTGTTGGTGAGTTGGTTTTTAACACGTCAATGACGGGCTATCAGGAAATGCTTACTGACCCTTCGTATGCCAGACAAATAATTACCTTAACTACCGCTCATGTGGGAAATACAGGTTGCAACATGGAGGATATGGAGTCCACAAAAGTATGGGCGGCCGGCTTGGTCATGAGAAGCTGTACCGCTATTCCTAGTAACTACAGAGCGGAACAATCCTTCCCTGACTGGTTAAACAAAAATGGAGTCGTTGCAATTTCTGGCATTGATACGCGCGCGCTTACTTTGAAATTGCGTGAGAAAGGTGCCATCGGAGCATGTATTAGTACCAATGTGGAGAAACCTGAAATTGCTTTGGCAAAGGCTAAATCGTTTGCGGGGCTTCAGGGTGCGGATTTGGCATTAGAGGTTACAAGACAAACGACAGAGCGTTGGCATGAAGGCCAAGGAGAGTGGAGTCTAAGCAAGCAGCCTCAACAGCTTCATGTCGTTGCCTACGATTTTGGTGTGAAACACAATATTTTGCGCATCTTACATGATAAGGGATGTCATATTACTATAGTCCCTGCTAAAACTTCAGCAGAAGAAGTTTTAGCAATGAATCCTAATGGTGTCTTTTTATCTAATGGGCCAGGTGATCCCCAGGCATGTGATTATGCTATCAAAGCAACGCAAGTATTTTTAGACAATAATATTCCGTTATTTGGCATATGCCTTGGATTTCAGATTTTAGCTTTGGCATGTGGTGGCATCACTAAAAAAATGAAATTTGGTCATCACGGTTCCAATCACCCTGTGATTGAAACAACTGGTAAAAAACGCGTTTTTATAACAAGTCAGAATCATGGTTTTGCTGTAGATGAGGACTCGTTGCCTAATTGCCTGGAAGTAACTCATCGCTCATTATTTGATAACAGTTTACAAGGAATAAGACACAAAACAAAACCGGCATTTGGTTTTCAAGGTCATCCAGAGGCAAGCCCTGGACCACATGATATAGATATTTTATTTAATGAATTTGTAAATCTCATGAAATAA
- the grpE gene encoding nucleotide exchange factor GrpE — MSKQNKKDWKKFKDEHKEEHKLENEILEEETDEESQHQEPALGHPSYAALEEQLTLAEQKAHENWEKSVRALAELENVRRRMEREVANAHKYGVEKLISALLPVVDSLEQALQLADKNSDPAMHEGLELTMKLFLDALQKFDVEQIDPLGQVFDPQQHEAMSMQPAPGAPPNSVITVFQKGYKLSDRVIRPARVIVSTK; from the coding sequence ATGAGTAAACAAAATAAAAAAGATTGGAAAAAATTTAAAGACGAACATAAAGAAGAGCACAAGTTAGAGAACGAGATTCTGGAAGAAGAAACTGATGAAGAATCACAACATCAAGAACCTGCTTTAGGGCATCCGAGCTATGCCGCCCTGGAAGAGCAATTGACGCTTGCGGAGCAAAAGGCACATGAGAATTGGGAAAAGTCTGTACGTGCTCTTGCTGAATTGGAGAACGTTCGTCGTCGGATGGAACGAGAAGTTGCCAATGCCCATAAATACGGTGTAGAAAAACTGATTTCAGCTTTATTACCAGTAGTTGACAGCCTTGAGCAAGCATTGCAATTAGCAGACAAGAATAGTGATCCAGCTATGCATGAAGGGCTTGAGTTAACTATGAAACTCTTTCTTGATGCATTACAAAAATTTGATGTGGAACAAATAGATCCTCTAGGGCAGGTATTTGACCCCCAACAACATGAGGCTATGTCAATGCAACCAGCCCCAGGAGCTCCTCCCAATTCTGTAATTACGGTATTCCAAAAAGGTTATAAATTGAGTGATCGGGTAATTCGACCAGCTCGAGTTATAGTTTCAACCAAATAA
- the hemE gene encoding uroporphyrinogen decarboxylase produces the protein MFDLNQSLFLRALRRQAVERTPIWIMRQAGRYLPEYRKVREHAGDFLTLCKNPELACEVTLQPLRRYPLDAAILFSDILTIPDAMGLGLYFAEGEGPCFTNPLQEVKAIHALKVPFIPEALSYVFDAVRLIRQEMPKELPLIGFSGSPWTLACYMVEGGSSRDFKRILNLIYTEKEAAHLLLNKLAVSVTAYLIEQIKAGVNAVMIFDTWGGVLTPQNYKDFSLAYMYQIVQQLKKEYPDIPVILFTKNGGQWLEWMVETGCDALGVDWTCELASARQKVGGKVALQGNLDPAVLRTTKDCIRREVRSVLASYGYGTGHIFNLGHGITPDVPPDNVAIMIEAVHEISPQYHL, from the coding sequence ATGTTTGATTTGAACCAATCCCTTTTTCTTCGAGCCTTGAGACGACAAGCTGTCGAGAGAACTCCAATCTGGATTATGCGCCAGGCAGGCCGCTATTTGCCTGAATACAGAAAAGTAAGAGAACATGCCGGAGATTTTTTAACTCTTTGTAAGAATCCTGAACTCGCCTGTGAAGTAACCTTGCAGCCTTTGCGTCGATATCCATTGGATGCCGCTATTTTATTTTCAGATATTTTAACGATACCTGATGCCATGGGATTAGGGCTTTATTTTGCTGAAGGGGAAGGGCCTTGTTTTACAAATCCTCTGCAAGAAGTCAAAGCAATTCATGCACTGAAGGTTCCCTTTATTCCTGAAGCCTTATCCTATGTCTTTGATGCGGTGCGCTTAATCCGACAAGAGATGCCTAAAGAATTGCCCTTGATTGGTTTTTCAGGTAGCCCATGGACTTTAGCGTGTTATATGGTAGAAGGGGGTAGCAGTAGAGATTTTAAACGAATTTTGAATTTGATATACACAGAAAAAGAAGCGGCTCATCTGTTATTGAATAAACTGGCTGTCTCTGTCACTGCCTATTTAATTGAACAAATAAAGGCGGGGGTTAATGCGGTTATGATCTTTGATACGTGGGGAGGGGTTTTAACTCCACAAAATTATAAGGATTTTTCTTTGGCATACATGTATCAAATTGTTCAGCAATTGAAAAAGGAATACCCCGATATCCCGGTAATTTTATTTACCAAGAATGGTGGACAATGGTTAGAATGGATGGTTGAGACTGGCTGTGACGCATTAGGAGTTGATTGGACTTGTGAATTGGCTTCTGCCCGCCAAAAAGTAGGTGGAAAGGTTGCTTTGCAAGGAAATCTGGATCCTGCTGTTTTACGAACTACAAAAGATTGTATACGCCGAGAAGTAAGGAGTGTATTGGCATCCTATGGATATGGAACAGGGCATATCTTTAATTTGGGCCATGGCATCACTCCAGACGTACCCCCTGATAATGTTGCAATAATGATTGAGGCGGTGCATGAAATAAGTCCTCAATATCATTTATAG
- the ahcY gene encoding adenosylhomocysteinase: MELVEEGVQKINTLQDYKVADISLAEWGRKEIAIAETEMPGLMALREEFSAKKPLQGARIAGCLHMTIQTAVLIETLVALGAEVRWSSCNIFSTQDHAASAIAAKGIPVFAWKGETEDEYWWCVEQTLSGPNGWKPNLLLDDGGDLTQVVHQKYPQLLAAIKGVSEETTTGVARLYEMAKHGHLKIPAINVNNAVTKSKFDNLYGCRESLLDGLKRATDVMIAGKVALILGYGDVGKGCAQALRGQGATVLVAEIDPICALQAAMEGYRVVTLDDVAEQVDIVVTATGNYHVVTHEHMKRMRNQAILCNIGHFDSEIDIQSLKQYQWENIKPQVDHVIFPDGKRIIILAEGRLVNLGCATGHPSFVMSASFTNQVLAQIELFQNSSQYQNQVYVLPKVLDEKVARLHLGRIGAKLTQLSNEQADYIGVDKNGPYKPDHYRY, encoded by the coding sequence ATGGAACTGGTAGAAGAAGGAGTACAAAAAATCAATACATTACAAGATTATAAAGTAGCGGATATTTCATTAGCGGAATGGGGGAGAAAAGAGATAGCGATAGCTGAAACCGAAATGCCGGGTTTAATGGCTTTACGTGAGGAATTTTCCGCAAAAAAACCACTTCAAGGCGCTCGTATTGCAGGTTGTTTGCATATGACGATTCAAACTGCGGTATTGATTGAGACCCTGGTTGCATTGGGTGCTGAAGTGCGCTGGTCTTCCTGTAATATTTTTTCCACTCAGGATCATGCGGCTTCAGCTATTGCCGCAAAAGGAATTCCAGTATTTGCCTGGAAGGGTGAAACAGAAGATGAATATTGGTGGTGTGTTGAGCAAACATTAAGCGGCCCCAATGGTTGGAAACCTAATTTATTATTAGATGATGGAGGGGATCTAACACAAGTTGTTCACCAAAAATATCCCCAATTGCTAGCTGCAATTAAAGGGGTATCCGAGGAAACCACTACCGGTGTAGCCAGGTTGTACGAAATGGCAAAGCATGGTCATTTAAAAATTCCTGCCATTAATGTGAATAATGCAGTAACCAAATCCAAATTTGATAATTTATATGGATGCAGGGAATCCCTGTTGGATGGATTAAAACGTGCAACAGATGTTATGATAGCTGGCAAGGTCGCTTTGATTCTAGGCTATGGTGATGTGGGGAAAGGCTGTGCTCAGGCCTTGCGCGGACAGGGAGCAACAGTACTTGTCGCAGAAATTGATCCTATTTGTGCACTTCAAGCGGCAATGGAAGGCTACAGAGTTGTTACTCTTGACGATGTTGCCGAGCAAGTTGATATCGTCGTGACAGCTACTGGTAATTACCATGTTGTTACTCATGAGCATATGAAACGTATGCGTAATCAGGCGATATTGTGCAATATAGGTCATTTTGATTCGGAAATTGATATTCAAAGCTTAAAACAGTATCAATGGGAAAATATCAAACCTCAGGTTGATCATGTAATTTTCCCTGATGGAAAGCGTATCATTATTCTGGCTGAAGGGCGTTTGGTGAATTTAGGCTGTGCTACAGGCCATCCCAGCTTTGTCATGTCTGCTTCCTTTACCAATCAAGTATTGGCGCAGATAGAGCTGTTCCAGAATTCCAGCCAATACCAGAATCAAGTCTATGTACTTCCAAAAGTTTTGGATGAAAAAGTAGCCCGTTTGCATTTGGGGCGTATTGGGGCAAAATTAACTCAATTAAGTAATGAACAGGCTGATTATATAGGTGTAGATAAAAATGGGCCCTATAAGCCGGATCATTATCGTTATTAA
- the dnaJ gene encoding molecular chaperone DnaJ, with protein sequence MEQRDYYELLEVSRNASDAEIKKAYRRLAMKYHPDRNPGDASAEEKFKEIQKAYNILSDKQKRAAYDQFGHAGVDPSMGGGPGGFGGFGGFGDVFEDIFENIFSGGRGHGRQSRGQRGADLQFNVQLTLEEAAIGKEVEITVPRHGTCTVCEGSGAKKGTSPKTCETCQGMGQVRIQQGFFSIQQTCPSCHGEGKIISDPCVSCHGQGRVRESKKINVKIPAGVDNGDRVRLSGEGEAGVHGGGSGDLYVQISLKKHAIFERHENDLHCEVPIGFATAALGGSIEVPTLEGRVTLKIPAETQTGKVFRLRSKGMKSVRGYGQGDLLCKVVVETPVNLSREQKELLNKLQDSLENAKGTHSPKTSSWFAGVKKFFEDMKF encoded by the coding sequence ATGGAACAGCGGGATTATTATGAACTTTTAGAAGTAAGTCGAAATGCGAGTGATGCTGAAATTAAAAAAGCATACCGCAGGCTGGCAATGAAATATCATCCCGATCGGAATCCAGGTGATGCCTCTGCAGAAGAAAAATTTAAAGAAATTCAAAAAGCCTATAATATCCTATCCGATAAGCAAAAACGGGCTGCTTATGATCAATTTGGTCATGCTGGAGTGGATCCTTCAATGGGTGGGGGGCCAGGTGGTTTTGGCGGATTTGGAGGATTTGGTGACGTTTTTGAGGATATTTTTGAGAATATTTTCTCAGGGGGACGGGGACATGGGCGTCAATCGCGTGGTCAAAGGGGCGCTGATTTGCAATTTAATGTGCAATTGACTCTTGAAGAAGCAGCTATTGGCAAAGAAGTGGAAATTACCGTTCCACGACATGGTACCTGTACTGTTTGTGAGGGATCGGGGGCTAAAAAAGGCACTAGCCCAAAAACTTGTGAAACTTGCCAAGGTATGGGGCAAGTCAGAATTCAACAAGGTTTTTTTTCTATACAACAAACCTGTCCCAGTTGTCATGGTGAGGGAAAAATAATTTCTGATCCCTGTGTCAGTTGTCATGGTCAAGGAAGAGTGAGAGAAAGTAAAAAAATAAATGTTAAAATCCCGGCTGGTGTTGATAATGGAGATAGGGTTAGGTTAAGTGGAGAGGGTGAAGCCGGGGTGCATGGCGGTGGTTCAGGAGATTTATATGTTCAGATTAGTTTGAAAAAGCATGCTATTTTTGAGCGCCATGAAAATGATTTGCATTGTGAAGTACCTATTGGTTTTGCAACTGCGGCATTAGGAGGTTCAATAGAGGTGCCCACTTTGGAAGGCCGAGTTACTTTAAAGATCCCTGCAGAAACTCAAACAGGTAAAGTATTTCGTTTGAGAAGTAAAGGGATGAAATCTGTCAGAGGATATGGACAAGGTGATCTACTATGTAAAGTAGTTGTAGAAACACCAGTCAATTTATCACGAGAGCAAAAGGAACTGTTAAACAAGCTACAGGATTCTTTAGAGAATGCTAAGGGAACGCATTCACCTAAGACAAGTTCTTGGTTTGCTGGCGTGAAAAAATTTTTTGAAGACATGAAATTTTGA
- a CDS encoding AraC family transcriptional regulator, whose product MDLVIAANYLSTLEKCLEQFGIKHFLEKIGFDLIRVHDPNAYLTQDEFNHVIIEAYKLSQCPELGLIFGQNLSIVNHGFLGYAAMSSPTFGTAIQTVLSYLNTRTSLLSLELHQFNNKNNAYIKLLSHTKEMVLSRFITELAITHLIKMRNFLISCNNPMLKIELNYDEPPYAKYYQTIFQCEIVFNTESTRVWFKAEELNYPIHFADDVSYQLAKKQLQEIEKKMSLNEDMASKIKSILINQNLNHVSMDEIASQLCMTSRTLRRHLQRLHVTYQELLDEVREQKAKTFLLNNNISMTEISFLLGFQDTSNFSKAFKRWTGITPTEYREKHEIQ is encoded by the coding sequence ATGGATCTGGTTATAGCAGCGAATTATCTTTCTACTCTGGAAAAATGTCTTGAGCAATTTGGGATTAAGCATTTTTTAGAAAAAATTGGATTTGATCTGATAAGAGTACATGATCCTAATGCCTACTTAACTCAGGATGAATTTAACCATGTTATTATAGAAGCTTATAAATTAAGCCAATGTCCGGAATTGGGGTTAATTTTTGGTCAAAATTTATCCATAGTCAATCATGGCTTTCTTGGGTATGCGGCAATGAGCAGTCCCACATTTGGTACTGCTATACAGACTGTGCTCAGTTACCTTAATACACGAACCAGTTTGTTGTCCCTGGAGTTACATCAGTTTAATAATAAAAACAATGCTTACATCAAGTTATTATCTCATACAAAAGAAATGGTTTTATCACGCTTTATAACCGAATTGGCCATTACTCATCTTATTAAAATGAGAAATTTTTTGATTAGTTGTAATAATCCAATGCTCAAGATCGAGTTGAATTATGATGAACCTCCTTATGCAAAATATTATCAAACAATTTTTCAGTGTGAAATTGTTTTTAATACAGAGAGTACTCGTGTTTGGTTTAAAGCAGAGGAACTGAATTATCCCATTCATTTTGCTGACGATGTCAGTTATCAACTGGCAAAAAAGCAATTACAAGAAATTGAAAAAAAAATGTCATTAAATGAGGATATGGCAAGCAAGATTAAATCTATTTTAATCAATCAGAATTTAAATCATGTCAGCATGGATGAGATAGCCAGCCAATTATGCATGACTTCTCGTACTCTAAGACGTCATTTGCAGCGCTTGCATGTGACTTATCAAGAGTTGCTTGATGAGGTAAGAGAACAAAAGGCAAAGACATTTTTGCTCAATAATAATATTTCCATGACCGAGATCAGTTTTTTATTGGGTTTTCAAGACACATCCAATTTTTCAAAAGC
- a CDS encoding 3-deoxy-7-phosphoheptulonate synthase class II, whose amino-acid sequence MQEWSPITWQQYSYLQAASYADQEQLNKVVEQLSLLPPLVTSGEIKNLKNEIAHAGRGDAFILQGGDCAESFNDCRSEVISNKLKIILQMSLILLYGLRKPIIRIGRIAGQYAKPRSSDYETINGVTLPSYRGDIVNSPEFTAAAREPNPKLLLQAYSCSAMTLNFIRALLDGGFADLHHPQRWDLGFVQHSPQKNEYQHIVDSIEDALDFLNAIDGIRSSSISKVDFYTSHEALHLHYEQALTRQLKDGKWYNLSTHLPWIGMRTAQIDSAHLEFLRGVQNPIGIKIGPAATPEWLSEVLHIANPQKEEGRILLYTRLGAKLIDRLLPPLIEAVKKTKIPVTWSCDPMHGNTETTDDGTKTRHFDNILSELKQALEIHRNMGSYLGGVHFELTGDNVTECIGGARGLAPHDLKTAYHSLVDPRLNYEQSLEMAIQLSHQFRNEP is encoded by the coding sequence ATGCAAGAATGGTCGCCAATCACATGGCAGCAATATTCCTATTTGCAGGCAGCGTCATACGCTGATCAAGAGCAATTAAATAAGGTAGTAGAACAATTAAGTTTGCTACCCCCTTTGGTCACGAGTGGTGAAATCAAAAATCTGAAAAACGAAATTGCACATGCTGGCAGAGGTGATGCTTTTATTCTGCAAGGTGGTGATTGTGCTGAATCCTTCAATGACTGTCGTTCAGAAGTCATAAGTAACAAATTAAAAATTATCTTGCAAATGAGCTTAATTTTGCTATACGGATTACGCAAGCCAATTATTCGTATCGGAAGAATAGCTGGACAATATGCAAAACCACGCTCTTCAGATTATGAAACCATAAATGGAGTGACCTTACCCAGTTATCGCGGAGATATCGTTAATTCACCAGAATTTACCGCTGCTGCCAGGGAGCCTAATCCTAAATTATTGCTTCAGGCATACAGTTGTTCTGCTATGACATTAAATTTTATTCGAGCGCTGTTGGACGGGGGGTTTGCTGACCTGCATCACCCTCAACGCTGGGATTTGGGTTTTGTTCAACACTCTCCTCAGAAGAACGAATACCAACACATTGTAGATTCTATTGAAGACGCCCTGGATTTTTTGAATGCCATAGATGGGATACGCTCTAGCAGTATAAGTAAAGTCGATTTTTACACCTCACATGAGGCTTTGCATTTACATTATGAGCAAGCCTTAACAAGACAGTTGAAAGATGGAAAATGGTACAACCTTTCAACTCATTTACCCTGGATTGGAATGCGTACGGCACAAATTGACAGCGCGCATCTTGAGTTTCTAAGAGGGGTGCAAAATCCAATAGGCATTAAGATAGGCCCGGCAGCTACTCCTGAATGGTTGTCAGAAGTGCTACACATCGCCAATCCGCAAAAAGAAGAAGGGCGAATTTTACTTTATACCCGCTTGGGAGCCAAGCTTATAGACCGGTTGTTGCCTCCACTTATTGAAGCAGTAAAGAAAACCAAAATTCCTGTTACATGGTCATGTGACCCTATGCATGGGAATACTGAAACAACTGATGATGGAACTAAAACTCGTCATTTTGACAATATCTTATCTGAATTAAAACAAGCTTTGGAAATTCATCGCAACATGGGCAGTTACCTGGGAGGCGTCCATTTTGAATTAACCGGCGACAATGTAACAGAATGTATCGGTGGGGCTCGTGGTTTAGCTCCTCATGACCTTAAAACAGCCTATCACAGCCTGGTTGATCCAAGATTAAACTATGAACAATCACTGGAAATGGCTATCCAACTAAGTCATCAATTCAGAAATGAACCTTAA
- the metK gene encoding methionine adenosyltransferase: protein MNEVHVFTSESVSEGHPDKIADQISDAILDAILAQDPKARVACEVLVKTGMVLVGGEITTKAWVDVEDITRHVIKDIGYNSSQMGFDWESCAVLSAIGKQSPDIAQGVDNQQTKILGAGDQGLMFGYASRETDVFMPAPIAYAHRLMEKLAFMRKSGQLPWLRPDAKCQLTLKYEQGMPVEVDTVVFSTQHSPDIEHKDLVEAIREEIIKPVLPAEWLNDKTRYFINPTGRFVIGGPLGDCGLTGRKIIVDTYGGMARHGGGCFSGKDPSKVDRSAAYAARHVAKNIVAAGLADKCELQISYAIGVAEPTSIFVETFGTGRLKNSEIIDLIHTHFDLTPQGIIDQHDLLRPIYRQTATYGHYGRENFPWERLNKVAELSKAL, encoded by the coding sequence ATGAATGAAGTCCATGTTTTTACCTCAGAATCTGTTTCTGAGGGCCATCCTGATAAGATAGCCGATCAAATTTCAGATGCCATTTTAGATGCCATTTTAGCCCAAGATCCAAAAGCACGAGTGGCTTGTGAGGTATTGGTTAAAACCGGTATGGTTTTGGTTGGTGGAGAAATTACAACAAAAGCCTGGGTAGATGTTGAAGATATAACACGCCATGTTATCAAGGACATTGGATACAATAGCTCTCAGATGGGTTTTGATTGGGAATCCTGTGCCGTGCTTTCAGCGATTGGCAAGCAATCACCAGACATAGCTCAAGGAGTAGATAATCAGCAAACTAAAATTCTGGGTGCCGGCGATCAGGGACTCATGTTTGGTTATGCCAGCCGTGAAACGGATGTATTTATGCCTGCTCCAATTGCCTATGCGCATCGTTTAATGGAAAAATTAGCTTTTATGCGTAAATCAGGCCAGTTACCTTGGTTAAGACCCGATGCAAAATGCCAGCTTACTTTAAAATATGAACAAGGGATGCCGGTTGAAGTGGATACTGTTGTTTTTTCTACACAGCATTCTCCTGATATTGAGCATAAAGATTTGGTTGAAGCGATCCGTGAAGAGATTATTAAACCAGTTCTTCCCGCTGAATGGCTAAATGATAAGACCCGATACTTCATCAATCCGACAGGACGCTTCGTAATAGGTGGTCCTTTGGGTGATTGCGGCTTAACTGGTCGTAAGATCATTGTAGATACTTATGGTGGTATGGCAAGGCATGGTGGTGGCTGTTTTTCAGGTAAAGATCCTTCAAAAGTAGACCGCTCCGCTGCTTATGCTGCAAGACATGTTGCCAAGAACATTGTGGCGGCTGGTTTGGCCGATAAATGCGAATTACAGATTTCCTATGCTATTGGTGTTGCTGAACCTACTTCTATTTTTGTTGAGACTTTTGGTACGGGGCGACTAAAAAACAGCGAAATAATTGATTTAATTCATACCCATTTTGATTTAACACCGCAAGGAATTATTGATCAACACGATTTGCTTCGTCCTATTTATAGACAGACAGCAACTTATGGGCACTATGGTAGGGAGAACTTTCCATGGGAGCGATTAAACAAAGTAGCTGAATTAAGCAAGGCATTATAA
- the dnaK gene encoding molecular chaperone DnaK, giving the protein MAKIIGIDLGTTNSCVAVMEGDKPKVIENSEGHRTTPSIVAFTDDNEILVGQSAKRQSVTNPEKTLFAIKRLIGRRFDDPIVQKDIKMVPYKIIKADNGDAWVRVKDQDKAPPQISAEVLRKMKKTAEDYLGEEVKEAVITVPAYFNDSQRQATKDAGRIAGLEVKRIINEPTAAALAYGMDKKRGDSVIAVYDLGGGTFDISIIEIAEVDGEHQFEVLATNGDTFLGGEDFDLALIEYLASEFKKDTGIDLHNDPLALQRLKEAAEKAKIELSSAQQTDVNLPYITADASGPKHLNIKLTRAKLESLVEKLVERTVEPCKIALKDAGLTVSQINEVILVGGQTRMPLVQKTVEEFFGKEPRKDVNPDEAVAVGAAIQAAVLSGEVKDILLLDVTPLSLGIETMGGVMTKLIEKNTTIPTKATQVFSTADDNQTAVTVHVLQGEREQASANKSLGRFDLRDIPPAPRGVPQIEVTFDIDANGILNVSAKDKATGKAQSIVIKASSGLSEEEVAAMVKDAQAHAEEDKKFKEMAELRNQADSLIHSCEKSMKDLANDLSEDEKKGIETAISELKEAVQGTDKARIEDKLKVLTDASAKMAERIYAKKSSEGQAAQGQTQSQESTKPEEEGVVDAEFEEVKEEDKK; this is encoded by the coding sequence ATGGCTAAAATTATAGGTATAGACTTGGGTACTACCAACTCTTGTGTTGCTGTCATGGAAGGTGACAAACCGAAGGTAATTGAAAATAGTGAAGGTCACAGAACAACTCCTTCTATCGTAGCATTTACTGATGATAATGAAATATTAGTAGGCCAATCTGCTAAACGCCAATCCGTGACCAACCCAGAAAAAACGCTGTTCGCGATTAAACGATTAATAGGGCGTCGATTTGATGATCCTATCGTGCAAAAAGATATTAAGATGGTCCCCTACAAAATTATTAAAGCGGACAATGGTGATGCCTGGGTTAGAGTCAAAGATCAAGATAAGGCACCACCACAAATTTCTGCTGAAGTGTTAAGAAAAATGAAAAAAACGGCAGAAGATTATTTGGGTGAAGAAGTAAAAGAAGCAGTAATTACTGTACCTGCCTATTTCAACGATTCCCAACGCCAAGCAACCAAAGACGCTGGTCGTATCGCTGGTTTGGAAGTGAAACGAATCATTAATGAGCCGACCGCTGCCGCACTGGCTTATGGTATGGATAAAAAACGCGGTGATTCTGTTATCGCAGTATATGATTTAGGTGGGGGTACTTTTGACATTTCAATTATCGAAATTGCCGAAGTGGATGGAGAACACCAATTTGAAGTACTTGCGACCAATGGTGATACCTTCCTTGGTGGAGAAGATTTTGATTTGGCTTTGATTGAGTATTTGGCCTCTGAATTCAAAAAAGACACTGGTATTGATTTACATAATGATCCTTTGGCTTTGCAACGCTTGAAAGAGGCTGCTGAGAAAGCAAAAATTGAATTGTCATCCGCACAACAAACTGATGTCAATTTGCCTTACATTACAGCAGATGCTTCCGGACCAAAACATTTAAATATCAAGTTGACTCGCGCAAAACTGGAGTCCTTGGTAGAAAAACTGGTTGAGCGAACCGTTGAGCCATGCAAAATAGCTTTAAAAGACGCTGGACTTACTGTATCTCAAATTAATGAAGTTATTCTGGTAGGTGGTCAAACTCGTATGCCACTGGTACAAAAAACTGTTGAGGAGTTCTTTGGCAAAGAACCTCGTAAGGACGTAAACCCTGATGAAGCCGTAGCAGTAGGTGCTGCGATTCAAGCAGCAGTATTGTCTGGTGAGGTTAAAGATATTCTTTTACTCGACGTTACTCCGCTGTCTCTTGGTATAGAAACCATGGGTGGTGTAATGACCAAACTCATTGAAAAAAATACAACTATTCCTACAAAGGCAACTCAAGTATTTTCAACAGCCGATGATAATCAAACAGCAGTGACTGTGCATGTATTACAAGGTGAAAGGGAACAGGCTTCAGCAAACAAATCACTAGGACGGTTTGATTTGCGTGATATTCCTCCTGCTCCTCGTGGTGTTCCTCAAATTGAAGTGACTTTTGATATTGATGCCAATGGTATCTTGAATGTTTCTGCCAAAGACAAGGCAACTGGCAAGGCACAATCCATTGTTATCAAAGCTTCCAGTGGTTTAAGTGAAGAAGAAGTCGCTGCTATGGTGAAAGATGCCCAAGCGCATGCCGAAGAAGATAAGAAATTCAAGGAAATGGCAGAACTTCGTAATCAGGCAGACAGTTTGATTCATAGCTGTGAAAAATCAATGAAAGATTTGGCTAATGATTTGTCTGAGGATGAGAAAAAAGGCATAGAAACAGCAATTTCTGAATTGAAAGAAGCGGTGCAAGGAACTGACAAAGCTCGAATCGAAGACAAGCTGAAAGTATTGACTGATGCTTCCGCAAAAATGGCTGAACGTATTTATGCTAAAAAATCATCTGAAGGTCAGGCAGCTCAGGGGCAAACTCAATCTCAGGAATCTACAAAACCTGAGGAAGAAGGAGTCGTTGATGCTGAGTTTGAAGAAGTGAAAGAAGAGGATAAAAAGTAA